In Primulina eburnea isolate SZY01 chromosome 5, ASM2296580v1, whole genome shotgun sequence, a single window of DNA contains:
- the LOC140831735 gene encoding late embryogenesis abundant protein D-34-like, with product MSQERPRKPPAVEQQEPIKYGDIFPVSGELSSQPVAPGDAAMMQSAETSVLGKTLKGGTAAVMQSAATRNERAGVVGHRDVTKVVENEGATLVGSTDLPGTRVITESVAKQVIGQHVQPHP from the exons ATGAGCCAAGAACGACCGAGAAAACCACCGGCGGTGGAGCAACAAGAACCCATTAAATACGGCGACATCTTCCCAGTCTCGGGTGAACTTTCAAGCCAACCTGTTGCGCCGGGAGATGCTGCCATGATGCAGTCTGCAGAAACATCTGTATTGGGGAAGACTCTAAAGGGCGGCACCGCAGCAGTGATGCAGTCGGCGGCCACCAGGAATGAAAGGGCCGGTGTCGTGGGCCACCGAGATGTTACAAAGGTCGTGGAGAATGAAGGCGCGACGCTCGTGGGAAGTACCGATCTTCCAGGAACCCGTGTCATCACGGAATCTGTAGCTAAACAG GTTATAGGACAGCATGTTCAACCGCACCCGTAG
- the LOC140832931 gene encoding nuclear pore complex protein NUP214: MATPPPTDGAPLIQLDEEIEGEEVGSRNYRFSKIGEPVPIRSSTFKFDAESLPTQPLVVSEKFRLLFVAHPSGFYVTRTRDVIASAEQIKDNQTAKSLQELCLVDVPVQNVTMLVLSPDDSMLAATEGSNAHFFAVSALLHKEQKPSFSVQLDDSICIKDLRWARNVAKVYVILSARGDLFYGSGHGPLNHVMENVDSVDWSVNGNFVAVARKNNISILSSQLKEKFSFSLPFRSVIGDDDSDVNQVIKVDSVRWIRPDCIAVGCFELNDDGEEQNYIVQVITSKEGRITDAGSKAIVLSFNNVFLDFCSDVVLARNGPHLFLSYLDLYGLAFIANRNLSRQVGLLCWSLDGGKNEAAVIEILNDAWILHIDSQGDGEENVILGITVDKVSQDENAKLTLGDEDTEVSPSCVVICLTIDGKISVFHFASAADALSSPNGATSEEDNTSQVSLKHELAQISFGSDERSGEKISSKSDFPMLGRNEKVKADAEASVSENIELKSAVNSHTLKLAEPTRLQSEISNQDSNVETLSIQDAKSSAKAVGNNTPKTSAGRFNSAPFNEVDDSDKCSSQSAGAVLRESSDISKKDEPSAEFTAFGPRAPNRFGNIHSLPTYTVSQAPLAEAVVPGKSPKSENHKDTFPSPFVTGLPNSMQNASKQQFGNVEGMAKKLDILLQGIEGKGGFTDASINSQKKLVRELEDTMWALSSRCRMWRGLMDDKSREVQLLLDKTAQVLVRKVYLEGIFKQDADSRYWELWNRQNLSSELELKRRHVLDLNQELTNQLIELERHFNSLEFNKFGGNGALLRKSRASESGYGHSRQIQSLQSLRHTVNAQLAAAKHLSGCLSEQMAVLSIESSGKENDVKKKLFESVGLSYNTDSCRSPDGNRTFYTQSHREQFTVSASIASITQSVRNQASPQCYEPETVRRHQYSLDRSLASFEPPKTTVKRVLLKGDYEKGSASQSRLNTDKQYLTPQAQKKVEVGSKLLVTSAASLNLSGSKGYQGAAEIQTKQFNARQSTSLLQRESKKNSALLLGSTVTSSSDKGNFRPTDEKLRSDVLLTQKNDSFSASDSILVQQSNKSFHLGPSMPTSLPEPSLTSPSDSIWSLERSKMGSKLTTEDLKFTLTPASAFSSVLNESERTLVAKTTAESSQPCLDVTATTTPRSIVGSSSPSRYISSSLPSSQSKTSVPTLLPLTMSSQEASVDANQEVSLPQTSILSSANSSLSSSLSNHSSISLSSPFFKLESEKSFSSSPVAMNGSKTEGILPAQTSIVNTISATEKDDKIQTSPTQPILATSISGLKLVPSAPSTLTQSEMDFSGSSINPSIVTSIIKSEKPHTVETLSPVAISSTGTVGSVKNVVTDASEEEEMEEEAPETDQTTQAALGSLGGLGIGSIPNAGLGKPNPFGAVSQVSSSFTMSAPSNGLFRPATFSFQSAQPSEPVHPAALAFSGGFSSGNPSQISSVGGFGQPAQIGAGQQALGSVLGTFGQSRQLGSGLTGNSSFGGGFMGNAAASASGGFASASTHGGFASAFTSGGFGGLAAGGGGFASAAVNAGPFASAGGGGFGAFSSQQGGGVPSGFGGGSDTGRPPSEFFTQMRK; the protein is encoded by the exons GAGCAAAAGCCTTCCTTTTCAGTTCAACTTGATGATTCCATATGCATTAAGGATTTGAGATGGGCGAGAAATGTTGCGAAGGTGTATGTAATTCTTTCAGCTCGTGGAGATTTATTCTATGGATCTGGCCATGGGCCCCTTAACCACGTGATGGAAAATGTTGATTCTG TTGATTGGAGTGTTAACGGCAATTTTGTTGCTGTGGCAAGGAAGAATAATATCAGCATTTTGTCATCACaattgaaagaaaaatttaGCTTTTCACTACCTTTTCGGTCGGTGATAGGTGATGACGATTCTGATGTTAATCAGGTCATAAAAG TGGACTCTGTGCGATGGATTCGTCCAGACTGTATAGCTGTTGGATGCTTTGAGTTAAATGATGACGGAGAGGAGCAAAATTACATAGTCCAAGTCATCACAAGCAAGGAAGGAAGAATCACCGAC gCAGGTTCGAAGGCAATTGTGTTATCCTTCAACAATGTTTTCTTGGATTTTTGTTCTGATGTTGTGCTCGCCCGAAATGGACCACACCTGTTTCTCAGTTATCTAGATCTTTA CGGCCTTGCATTTATTGCTAATAGGAATCTATCCCGACAAGTTGGATTGCTTTGTTGGTCGCTGGACGGCGGGAAGAATGAAGCTGCAGTTATTGAAATTCTTAACGATGCTTGGATTCTGCATATTGATTCTCAAG GTGATGGtgaagaaaatgtgattttagGAATCACTGTTGACAAGGTTTCCCAGGATGAGAATGCCAAACTCACACTGGGGGATGAAGATACAGAAGTTTCACCTTCTTGTGTTGTTATATGCCTAACCATCGATGGAAAGATTTCAGTTTTCCACTTTGCTAG CGCTGCAGATGCTTTGTCATCACCCAATGGTGCTACTTCTGAAGAGGACAATACTTCACAGGTATCATTGAAGCATGAGTTGGCTCAGATTTCTTTTGGAAGTGATGAGAGGAGTGGGGAGAAAATCTCTTCAAAATCTGATTTTCCTATGCTGGGCCGAAATGAAAAGGTAAAAGCAGATGCCGAGGCTTCTGTCAGTGAGAACATTGAACTGAAATCTGCTGTAAACTCACATACATTGAAACTGGCTGAGCCAACAAGACTTCAGTCGGAAATATCAAACCAGGATAGCAATGTAGAAACTCTATCAATACAGGATGCCAAATCATCTGCAAAAGCTGTGGGAAACAACACTCCAAAAACTTCTGCTGGGAGGTTTAACTCTGCCCCTTTTAATGAAGTTGATGATTCTGATAAATGCTCTTCACAATCTGCTGGAGCTGTGCTTCGAGAATCTTCAGATATAAGTAAAAAAGATGAACCTTCTGCGGAATTCACTGCTTTTGGACCGAGAGCACCAAACAGATTTGGAAACATACACTCACTACCAACATATACCGTGTCACAAGCACCTTTGGCTGAGGCCGTTGTTCCCGGAAAATCTCCTAAATCTGAGAACCACAAGGACACTTTTCCATCTCCGTTTGTTACTGGGTTGCCAAACTCCATGCAAAATGCATCAAAACAGCAGTTTGGAAAT GTTGAAGGAATGGCCAAAAAATTGGATATCCTTCTTCAAGGTATTGAAGGAAAAGGTGGTTTCACTGATGCATCTATAAACTCTCAAAAAAAACTGGTTAGAGAATTGGAGGACACCATGTGGGCTCTTTCCAGCAGATGCCGAATGTGGAGG GGATTAATGGATGACAAATCAAGGGAAGTTCAACTTCTACTTGATAAAACAGCTCAAG TTTTGGTGAGGAAAGTATATTTGGAAGGGATCTTCAAGCAAGATGCAGATAGCAGATATTGGGAGCTTTGGAATCGTCAAAACCTGAGTTCTGAACTGGAACTGAAGCGAAGACATGTTTTAGATCTAAACCAG GAGCTGACAAATCAGCTGATTGAACTAGAAAGGCATTTTAATTCTTTGGAGTTCAATAAGTTTGGTGGAAATGGAGCACTGCTAAGAAAGTCGAGAGCTTCAGAGAGTGGGTATGGGCATTCAAG GCAAATTCAGTCCTTGCAAAGTTTGCGCCACACAGTGAATGCACAATTAGCAGCTGCCAAGCATCTTTCGGGATGTCTATCGGAACAGATGGCTGTTCTGAGTATTGAATCGAGTGGAAAGGAAAATGATGTTAAGAAAAAGCTCTTCGAGTCTGTTGGCCTCTCCTATAACACTGACTCTTGCAGATCTCCAGATGGGAACAGGACCTTTTATACTCAGTCCCACCGAGAACAGTTCACCGTTTCAGCTTCAATTGCTTCTATAACACAGTCTGTGAGAAACCAAGCTAGTCCCCAGTGTTATGAACCAGAAACTGTACGGCGGCATCAATATTCACTGGATCGG AGTTTGGCTAGCTTTGAGCCTCCAAAAACAACAGTAAAACGGGTGCTCTTAAAAGGTGATTATGAGAAGGGTAGTGCAAGTCAGTCAAGATTAAATACTGATAAACAGTATCTAACCCCTCAAGCACAGAAGAAAGTAGAAGTTGGTTCAAAACTTTTGGTTACCTCGGCAGCCTCTTTAAACCTTTCTGGAAGCAAAG GTTATCAAGGCGCTGCTGAAATACAAACAAAGCAGTTCAATGCGAGACAATCAACCTCGTTGTTACAAAGGGAATCCAAAAAAAATTCTGCATTGTTACTGGGGTCAACAGTGACCAGCAGCAGTGACAAAGGAAATTTCCGACCAACTGATGAAAAATTAAGGAGTGATGTTCTTCTCACCCAGAAAAATGATTCTTTTTCTGCAAGTGATTCTATTCTTGTCCAGCAGTCCAATAAAAGCTTCCATCTAGGACCATCAATGCCCACATCGTTACCCGAGCCATCACTAACATCACCATCTGATTCCATTTGGAGTTTGGAACGATCTAAAATGGGGTCAAAGCTGACAACTGAGGATCTGAAATTTACGCTTACTCCTGCATCTGCTTTTAGTTCAGTTCTGAATGAGTCCGAAAGAACTTTAGTTGCTAAAACAACTGCGGAATCAAGCCAGCCTTGTCTTGACGTGACAGCAACTACAACACCGCGATCAATAGTTGGCTCTTCATCACCTTCAAGATATATATCATCATCACTTCCATCTTCTCAGTCAAAAACAAGTGTACCAACCTTATTGCCTCTGACCATGTCCAGTCAAGAAGCTAGTGTAGATGCAAATCAGGAGGTATCTCTACCTCAGACATCAATTCTGTCAAGCGCTAATTCGTCTTTGTCATCATCTTTGAGCAATCATTCATCGATATCCCTTTCTTCACCATTTTTCAAATTGGAGTctgaaaaatcattttctaGTTCTCCTGTTGCGATGAATGGCTCAAAAACGGAGGGGATTTTGCCAGCACAGACTTCCATTGTCAATACGATATCAGCAACAGAAAAGGATGATAAGATACAGACGTCACCTACACAGCCTATTTTAGCCACATCTATATCAGGTTTGAAGCTAGTACCTTCGGCACCATCAACACTAACACAAAGCGAAATGGATTTTAGTGGCTCATCAATTAATCCATCTATTGTCACATCAATTATTAAGTCGGAAAAGCCTCACACTGTTGAAACtctttcaccagttgcaatatCAAGTACCGGGACAGTTGGCAGCGTGAAAAATGTTGTCACTGATGCTTCTGAGGAGGAGGAAATGGAGGAGGAAGCCCCTGAGACAGATCAGACTACTCAAGCTGCATTAGGAAGCCTTGGAGGCCTTGGAATCGGGTCAATACCTAATGCAGGCCTGGGAAAACCAAATCCATTTGGTGCAGTATCCCAAGTTTCCTCTTCATTTACAATGTCTGCTCCCAGTAACGGGCTGTTTCGCCCTGCAACATTTAGCTTCCAATCAGCTCAACCTTCAGAACCAGTGCATCCAGCAGCCTTGGCCTTTTCTGGTGGGTTTAGTTCTGGAAATCCCAGTCAAATTTCTTCAGTAGGTGGTTTTGGGCAGCCGGCACAAATTGGAGCTGGTCAACAAGCACTAGGTTCTGTACTTGGAACTTTTGGACAGTCTAGGCAACTCGGATCTGGTCTAACGGGAAACAGTAGTTTTGGTGGTGGTTTCATGGGCAATGCTGCTGCTTCAGCTTCTGGTGGATTTGCTTCAGCTTCTACACATGGTGGATTTGCTTCAGCTTTTACATCTGGTGGATTTGGAGGTCTTGCAGCAGGTGGTGGTGGATTCGCTTCTGCAGCAGTGAATGCAGGACCATTCGCAAGTGCTGGAG GTGGTGGATTTGGAGCTTTTAGCAGTCAGCAGGGTGGTGGTGTGCCATCCGGTTTCGGTGGTGGCTCAGACACTGGGAGACCTCCCTCTGAATTCTTTACACAGATGAGGAAATAG